Proteins from a single region of Drosophila biarmipes strain raj3 chromosome 3R, RU_DBia_V1.1, whole genome shotgun sequence:
- the LOC108032225 gene encoding uncharacterized protein LOC108032225 has translation MSHQCSCGRDLNNNYVSYTNAYANANASLDREAATSGKSSGPPRAQLTAKVMFGTVGAIKELRDKEQQQQQRQAARAGERRN, from the coding sequence ATGTCGCATCAGTGCAGCTGCGGTCGCGACCTCAACAACAACTACGTCTCCTACACGAACGCCTACGCCAACGCGAACGCCTCCTTGGACCGCGAGGCGGCCACCAGCGGCAAGTCCTCCGGCCCGCCGCGCGCCCAGCTGACGGCCAAGGTGATGTTCGGCACGGTGGGCGCCATCAAGGAGCTGCGCGacaaggagcagcagcagcagcagcggcaggcGGCACGGGCGGGCGAGCGGCGCAACTGA